GTCGGGTGAAGTACACGGGATCTCGGTTGCCCGCGTCGTTGTCGCGAAGCAGCGCACGCATCACGAGGCCGGTGTCGGTGGGGTTGAACGGCTTGTTCCCGTAACCAAGATCGCGGTACTCCTCGATCTGCCCGAACGCACCTACGCCCAGGATCAACATAGCCGCGAACATCACGAGTTTGCGCACGATCGCCTCCTTGGCTCACCAATGATACCGTACGAAGGAGGCAACGGTTGGAACGGCCAGATGAGAGGGACGAGCAGGATCACTACGTCGTAGGAGATCGCGGTGAGAAGCCCTCCTACCACGAGGTAGTCGGTGAACCGGTAGCCTGCGGTGAGGACAAGGGTGTTGGGAGGAGTCGCCACCGGCGTGGCGAACCCGGCGGCGCACGTCGCGGCGAGGGCCATCATCATTGGGTATGGGGATACGCCCATCTGTTGGCTC
This Candidatus Acetothermia bacterium DNA region includes the following protein-coding sequences:
- a CDS encoding anion permease, whose amino-acid sequence is MWVWATGSAVTAMLAPIALFLSQQMGVSPYPMMMALAATCAAGFATPVATPPNTLVLTAGYRFTDYLVVGGLLTAISYDVVILLVPLIWPFQPLPPSYGIIGEPRRRSCANS